The Edaphobacter flagellatus sequence GTCCTACCGGCCAAACTGCCGCAGATGATGGTCCGCATGCAGATACCCCCACCGCATCCAGTCCTGCGCCGTCATCTCTCCGAAGATCGGATGACTCTCCTGCCATCGCGTCCCCTCTGCAACGGATTCCATGGTCGCTATCGCCGCACCTACCAGCTCTTCAAACGACGCAGTTGTCTCCTCCTCGACCGCCGTCACAAGCTCAGGTGTCGTCTGCAGGTTTTTCTTCCACGGCAGCCCCGAGCGCAACGCAATCCACTTCACCATGCCCTCCGGCAGCCCCTTCATCTTCACCGGCAACACCACCCTGTCCCCCAGAGCTACCTCGTACGCATACGTCAGATGCCGCACCATCTGCGGAGCCGTCATTCTCCCCCATAACGCGCAGTCCCCCGCCTGCATCCGCAACAGGCGCTCACGCGTCTCCAGCACCACCTTCTCCGAAGCCAGGCTCTTCATCGTCTCTCCAAACGCAAAAACGCGCAGCCCCAGGGCCGCGCGTTTTTATCTCAAACCAGAATTACCGGCCGTAGTGATCGGCGGCCTTCTGCTGGAAGTCTGCCCACTTCTCCGGAAGGTCGTCACCGGCGTAAATCGCCGAAACGGGGCAAACCGGCACACACGCGCCGCAGTCGATGCACTCCACCGGATCGATGAAGAGCTGTGCGCTATCTGCGTGGCCCGCCTCATCCTTCTTCGGGTGGATACAGTCCACCGGGCAGGCATCAACACATGCTGTGTCCTTTGTCCCGATGCACGGTTCCGCAATTACATAAGCCATTCTGGTAATCTCCCTTGATCTTGTGCCGCCGCTGAAACTTCTCTTCAGTTGTGGGGCTTGAGAAGATTTTAGCAGCAAAATTCCGCTTCACTGCAAATCAAAATCCCCTGTAAATACGACCTTTTAGGACCTACTTCTGTTGTTCAAGTCGCTTGCGCTCTCTGTAACGATCCACTGAGACAAAGATCAATGAGATAACCAAAAACGTTCCACCCGCGGCTAACCCATTCAATACTCCAATAAATGTTGCAAGACCGCATTGACCATCCTGTTGCCCCGATCGGCAATCCTCACTAAAGCCTATCGCGCAACATATTAAAAAAATTAGCAACGCTATTACGACAAACAGCGAAATACGCTGCCAGGACGGGGTTCGTCGCCAATAGGAAACGATTGCCATCTATCGCCCCGCCGCTGCCCGCCTAGCCGCAAACTCCGCAGGAGTCGGGATCGGCTCCAGCTCGCGCCCCGCAAACAGCTCCGTAAAGATGTGCACCATCTCGCCCTTTACCAGTCCATTCGTCGCCAGCACCTCGCGGCTATCCAGCGTCATCGGACTCCCATCAAAGTGCGTCACCGAACCGCCCGCCTCCTGCACCAGCAAAATCCCCGACGACGTATCCCACGGATTCAGATTAAACTCCCAGAACCCATCCAGCCGTCCGCACGCCACATACGCCAGATCCAGCCCCGCCGAACCCGCCCGCCGCACTCCATGCGATCGCAGCGTGATCTGCTGGTAGAAGTGGATATTTGGGCTGTTATGCCGCTTCTGGCTCGGAAACCCCGTCGCCGTCAGCGACTCCTGCAGCGTCTTCACCTTCGACACATGAATCTGTCGCCCGTTCAACCAGGCTCCTTTGCCCTTCTCCGCCACAAACATCTCATCGCGCAGCGGATCGTACGTCACACCCGCCACCATCTCGCCGTCCTCATCCGCTGACAGGCCGGCCCTGCGTCGCTCCAACCCCAGCAGCACACAGAACGCCGGAAACCCATGCGCGAAGTTCGTCGTTCCATCCAGCGGGTCGACATACCAGCGATACTCGCTCTCCAGCCTGTCGCGCGTGCCTTCCTCGCCATAGATGCCATGCGTAGGAAACGCCACTCGCAGTCGCTCGCGGATCAGCTTTTCGCTAGCCTTATCCGCCTCCGTCACCAGATCGACGTCGCCCTTATACTCGGCCTTCACGCCCCGCTCGTAGTAACTCTTCAGCAGAGCTCCCGCCTCACGCGCAATCCCCTCGGCAATACCTGCAAACTCAAACTGGCTCACGCAATCCCCCTGCATCCACTCTAAACTCTGTCATCCTGAGCCAAGTGGCGAAGCCACGTAGTCGCAGAACTGCATTGCCTGCAAAATGCAGCACGAGCTCCTACCGCCCATCCGCGTAGTACCCATTTCGATGCCGCACTTCATACTTCCCGCGCAGCTCCGGGTCCTTCATCCGCACCTTCACCGAACGAAACGACGTATCTCTGCTCTTCTGCGGAGCGTAATACCCAATCACATACTGCGTCCGCAGATCGTCCGAAACCCGCGCAAACGCCGGCTCCAGGTCCTTCTTGTCCTCGACGTAGAAATACTTCCCACCCGTATCGTTCGACATCTGCACCAGCGCATGCTCGCCGCCCGTATTCCTGCCCGCGTCCGCCCATATCGGCACAATGATGATCGAGTAGATCATCGCGCCCGCCCGTTGCGCCGCCTCCAACGCCTGCGCATACCGCGACCGCTTCGCCGTATCCCCGCCGTCCGTAATCAGCACCAGCACACGCCTGCGTCCGGCGTCCGTCTTCGTCTGCGACAACCTGTCCGAAGCCAGATAGATCGCGTCATACAGCGCTGTCTCCGCGCCTCGTTGTATCCCGTTCAGCCCTGCTTCAATCCTCTTCTTCTGGTTCGTAAACGGCACGATCTCCCGCACTGTGTCCGAGAAGTCCATCAGGTCCAGCTCATCCTGATCGCGCAGCAGCGCATTCACAAACTTCTTCGCGGCCATCTTCTCCAGCCGCTCGTCCGTCAGCACGCTCTCGCTCGCATCGATCGCCAGCACAATCGACAGCGGCGTCGACGACTCCCGCTCGAAGTAGGCGATCTTCTGCACCTTGCCATCTTCCAGCACTTCAAAGTCATCCTGCTGCAAACCGCCCACCGGAGCGCCCGTCTGGTCCACCACATTCACTGCAAGATTCACCAGCCGTGTCTGCACCCGAATCGTCGGCACCTGCCCCTGGTCCACCGGTTGCTGCTGTTGCTCCTCCGAATCGGCATCCGGCTGCACCGGCTTCATCGGAGGCCGCCGCACAATTGGAGCCTGCATCAGAAGCATCGCCGCCAGCGCAACTCCAGCCGCTCCCTTCACAACCGCCCACCCGCAGCATCGCTGACGCGCTCACCTGTTATCTCTTCCGGAAACGGCTCTCCATCCGCCCACACTGCGCCGTCCTCAAACTGTTCTTTCTTCCATATCGGCACCGTCTTCTTCAGCGTGTCGATCAGCCATCGGCACGCATCGAACGCCGCCCCCCTGTGCGCCGAAGCCACCACAATCAGCACACTCGACTCGCCCACCATCAACCGCCCCAGCCGATGCACCACCGCCACATTGCGCACGCCGAACTTCGCCACCGCCTCCGCCGCCAGAGACTTCATCTGCTCCAGCGCCATCTCGCGATACGCCTCATAGTCCAGGTGGAGCGTCTTCCGCCCGCGCGTGTTATCCCGAACAATTCCATCGAACACGCACACCGCACCATCCGCACCGGCCTTCATCGAGGCCACAATCTCATCGGCGGCGATCACCTCATCAACAATCTCAATCCTCATCGCGCGCCCATCCAAACCCCATCACGCATCATTCCAACCGAAGCCGAGGACCCTCCGCATTTCGTCTGTAGAGCCACGTCTTCAGCAGGAAGGTAATTCGAAACCCCGCCGCTCACCGGAGGCAGCAGAGCCACCTCATCGCCCTCGCGCAGCACATCCTCCATCCGCGCATATTCACGGTTCACGGCCACTGCAATCGACCGCATCCAATCCGC is a genomic window containing:
- a CDS encoding DUF1569 domain-containing protein — protein: MKSLASEKVVLETRERLLRMQAGDCALWGRMTAPQMVRHLTYAYEVALGDRVVLPVKMKGLPEGMVKWIALRSGLPWKKNLQTTPELVTAVEEETTASFEELVGAAIATMESVAEGTRWQESHPIFGEMTAQDWMRWGYLHADHHLRQFGR
- a CDS encoding 4Fe-4S dicluster domain-containing protein, translating into MAYVIAEPCIGTKDTACVDACPVDCIHPKKDEAGHADSAQLFIDPVECIDCGACVPVCPVSAIYAGDDLPEKWADFQQKAADHYGR
- a CDS encoding MoaD/ThiS family protein; this translates as MRVRVLYFGVLKESLGRESEQVELAAGARVADLMTRYGSADWMRSIAVAVNREYARMEDVLREGDEVALLPPVSGGVSNYLPAEDVALQTKCGGSSASVGMMRDGVWMGAR
- a CDS encoding molybdenum cofactor biosynthesis protein MoaE, giving the protein MRIEIVDEVIAADEIVASMKAGADGAVCVFDGIVRDNTRGRKTLHLDYEAYREMALEQMKSLAAEAVAKFGVRNVAVVHRLGRLMVGESSVLIVVASAHRGAAFDACRWLIDTLKKTVPIWKKEQFEDGAVWADGEPFPEEITGERVSDAAGGRL
- a CDS encoding VWA domain-containing protein codes for the protein MKGAAGVALAAMLLMQAPIVRRPPMKPVQPDADSEEQQQQPVDQGQVPTIRVQTRLVNLAVNVVDQTGAPVGGLQQDDFEVLEDGKVQKIAYFERESSTPLSIVLAIDASESVLTDERLEKMAAKKFVNALLRDQDELDLMDFSDTVREIVPFTNQKKRIEAGLNGIQRGAETALYDAIYLASDRLSQTKTDAGRRRVLVLITDGGDTAKRSRYAQALEAAQRAGAMIYSIIIVPIWADAGRNTGGEHALVQMSNDTGGKYFYVEDKKDLEPAFARVSDDLRTQYVIGYYAPQKSRDTSFRSVKVRMKDPELRGKYEVRHRNGYYADGR
- a CDS encoding inositol monophosphatase family protein; this translates as MSQFEFAGIAEGIAREAGALLKSYYERGVKAEYKGDVDLVTEADKASEKLIRERLRVAFPTHGIYGEEGTRDRLESEYRWYVDPLDGTTNFAHGFPAFCVLLGLERRRAGLSADEDGEMVAGVTYDPLRDEMFVAEKGKGAWLNGRQIHVSKVKTLQESLTATGFPSQKRHNSPNIHFYQQITLRSHGVRRAGSAGLDLAYVACGRLDGFWEFNLNPWDTSSGILLVQEAGGSVTHFDGSPMTLDSREVLATNGLVKGEMVHIFTELFAGRELEPIPTPAEFAARRAAAGR